In a genomic window of Anoxybacter fermentans:
- a CDS encoding alpha-amylase family glycosyl hydrolase, whose product MKLRKTDLFICFVLLFVLSTVAYGLDFKGEVIYQIMIDRFYDGDPSNNDPAKSPGLYDSTKSNWKLYWGGDLKGITQKIPYLADLGITAIWITPVHDNIDVAAYYNGVPNAGYHGYWARDFKRIEEHFGTWADFDEMVQTAHNYGIKVLVDFAPNHTSPADVNDPNFAERGALYYNGQYWDDYLNDSHGYWHHNGGISNWDDRFETQYKNLADLADLSQQHPTIDAYLKEAAVDLINHGIDGFRIDAIKHMTMGWQLSLADHIFSTKDVYMTGEWYLGGYNDPLYGDNVKFANRTGIAPLDFYMNRAIRDVFGYNSDFYVLNDAVEKTKQDYKWKNDLPVFIDNHDMPRFLTINPDYNRLHQALAFILTCRGIPLIYYGTEQYLHNDTNGGGDPWNRPMMESWDQNTTAYQVIKKLSSLRQTQPALQYGDMYQRWINSDVYIYERKFFDSVVLVAINKGSNSTYISGLYTALPSGSYDDYLGGLLNGTSIWVDGSGAVSNFYLPANSVSVWTYKATPSMPQIGSIGPVVGRPGNQITIGGEGFGSSGTVYFNNTPASVISWSPTEIKVTVPSIAPGIAQVKVVTSAGTSNSIDYEVLTDKLIPVVFTVKEAYTDWGDQIYLTGNVQELGNWSTDFEKTYGPMLCPNYPEWFIVASVPAGKTIEFKFIKVKPDGTVIWEGGSNHTYTVPTSGTGNVTVYWQN is encoded by the coding sequence ATGAAATTGAGAAAAACTGATCTGTTTATTTGTTTTGTTCTTTTATTTGTTCTTTCCACAGTAGCATATGGTTTAGACTTTAAGGGTGAAGTAATTTATCAAATTATGATCGACCGTTTTTATGATGGAGACCCATCTAACAATGATCCAGCCAAATCCCCGGGATTATACGACTCTACAAAATCTAATTGGAAATTGTACTGGGGCGGTGATTTGAAAGGAATAACTCAAAAGATCCCATATCTGGCCGATCTTGGGATAACTGCCATCTGGATTACTCCTGTACATGATAATATTGATGTGGCAGCATATTATAATGGAGTTCCTAATGCCGGATATCATGGTTATTGGGCTAGAGATTTCAAGCGGATTGAAGAGCATTTTGGAACATGGGCTGATTTTGATGAAATGGTTCAAACAGCTCATAACTATGGTATTAAAGTATTGGTTGACTTTGCTCCAAACCATACCAGTCCAGCTGATGTTAATGATCCTAACTTTGCTGAACGGGGTGCACTTTACTATAATGGTCAATATTGGGATGATTATTTGAACGATTCCCACGGATACTGGCATCATAATGGTGGAATTTCCAACTGGGATGATCGGTTTGAAACCCAGTATAAAAATCTAGCTGACCTGGCTGATTTATCTCAACAACATCCAACTATTGATGCTTATCTTAAAGAAGCAGCAGTTGATTTAATCAATCACGGTATTGATGGATTTAGAATTGATGCTATCAAGCATATGACTATGGGCTGGCAGTTAAGTTTAGCAGACCATATTTTTAGTACTAAAGATGTTTATATGACTGGTGAATGGTATCTGGGTGGTTACAATGATCCACTTTATGGAGACAATGTTAAATTTGCAAATCGTACAGGTATTGCACCTTTAGATTTTTACATGAATAGAGCAATTCGTGATGTATTTGGCTATAATAGTGATTTTTACGTACTGAATGATGCAGTTGAGAAGACAAAGCAGGATTATAAATGGAAAAATGATCTTCCAGTTTTCATTGACAACCATGACATGCCACGTTTTCTGACTATCAATCCTGATTATAACAGACTCCATCAGGCACTGGCATTTATTTTAACCTGTCGGGGTATTCCATTAATCTATTATGGTACAGAACAATATCTTCATAATGACACCAATGGCGGTGGAGATCCATGGAATCGTCCGATGATGGAGAGTTGGGATCAAAATACAACAGCTTATCAGGTTATTAAGAAGTTAAGTAGCCTGCGTCAGACCCAACCTGCACTTCAATATGGAGACATGTATCAAAGGTGGATCAATAGTGATGTTTATATCTATGAAAGAAAGTTCTTTGATAGTGTAGTTTTAGTTGCAATCAATAAAGGTTCCAATAGTACTTATATCAGTGGTCTCTATACTGCATTACCATCTGGTAGCTATGATGATTATCTTGGTGGACTCTTGAATGGAACTTCTATCTGGGTAGATGGTTCAGGTGCTGTAAGTAATTTCTATTTACCTGCCAATAGTGTTTCTGTATGGACATATAAAGCTACTCCATCTATGCCTCAGATTGGTTCTATTGGTCCGGTAGTAGGCCGTCCAGGTAATCAGATTACTATTGGTGGAGAGGGCTTTGGCAGCAGCGGTACTGTTTATTTCAACAATACTCCAGCTTCTGTTATCTCCTGGTCACCAACTGAAATCAAAGTTACTGTTCCATCTATTGCTCCTGGAATTGCTCAAGTAAAAGTTGTTACTTCTGCTGGAACCAGTAATAGTATTGATTATGAAGTACTTACTGATAAGCTTATTCCTGTCGTCTTTACTGTAAAAGAAGCATATACAGATTGGGGAGATCAGATCTATCTTACCGGTAATGTTCAGGAATTGGGTAATTGGAGTACAGATTTTGAGAAAACTTATGGTCCAATGCTCTGTCCAAATTATCCAGAATGGTTTATCGTAGCCAGTGTACCTGCTGGCAAGACCATTGAATTTAAATTTATCAAAGTTAAGCCTGATGGCACTGTAATCTGGGAAGGCGGAAGCAATCATACTTATACAGTACCTACTTCCGGAACTGGTAACGTAACTGTTTATTGGCAAAACTAA